The Sediminispirochaeta smaragdinae DSM 11293 genome has a segment encoding these proteins:
- a CDS encoding autoinducer 2 ABC transporter substrate-binding protein produces MKKILCMCFLVALAVGNVFAQGTGEAAGAAGDGTTKTVVMIVKQSDPWFDDMALGIEQLKKDTGMNVYVQVPASGDPSLQISIMENLIAQNVDAICIVPNDPKSLIPTIKKARDAGIIVVTHEAPDIAEYVDLDIEAFKGEEFGALFGEALGKALGGKGQYAGFVGGLTMTTHMEWYAAATQKIASDYPGMQNISKEPYEDSNSIDTAYSKTVEILKAYPNIKGFFDCSAHGVGISQALKDKGRTDLKVVSLAVPSMSSNYIKDGSMSTGFAWRPADAGYATAAAALMLINQETIGTGTDLHATGYENVTREGNIAYGFAPLEFTPENVDNYNF; encoded by the coding sequence GTGAAAAAGATTCTTTGTATGTGCTTCTTGGTTGCTCTTGCTGTGGGCAATGTCTTTGCTCAGGGCACTGGTGAGGCGGCCGGTGCTGCCGGAGACGGTACCACGAAGACCGTTGTAATGATTGTTAAGCAGAGCGATCCGTGGTTTGACGACATGGCTTTGGGTATCGAACAGCTGAAAAAGGATACCGGCATGAATGTGTATGTACAGGTTCCTGCTTCCGGTGATCCCTCTTTACAGATATCCATTATGGAGAATCTGATTGCCCAGAATGTGGATGCTATCTGTATCGTTCCGAATGATCCAAAGTCCTTGATTCCTACCATAAAGAAGGCTCGTGACGCGGGAATCATCGTAGTGACACATGAGGCTCCGGATATTGCAGAATATGTCGACCTTGATATTGAGGCCTTCAAGGGCGAAGAATTTGGTGCCCTGTTTGGCGAAGCCCTTGGTAAGGCTTTGGGGGGCAAGGGTCAGTATGCCGGCTTTGTCGGTGGATTGACGATGACCACCCATATGGAATGGTACGCTGCGGCAACGCAGAAAATTGCAAGTGACTACCCTGGCATGCAGAATATCTCCAAGGAACCCTATGAGGATAGCAACAGCATCGATACGGCCTATAGCAAAACCGTTGAAATCCTGAAGGCATATCCGAACATCAAAGGCTTCTTCGATTGTTCCGCCCATGGTGTTGGTATTTCGCAGGCGCTGAAAGACAAGGGCCGAACCGATCTTAAGGTCGTATCCCTTGCCGTCCCATCCATGTCTTCAAATTATATAAAAGATGGTAGTATGAGTACGGGATTTGCCTGGCGCCCTGCCGATGCCGGATATGCAACGGCAGCTGCGGCTCTCATGCTCATTAATCAGGAGACAATCGGGACCGGTACCGATTTACATGCTACCGGCTATGAGAATGTGACTCGGGAAGGAAATATTGCCTATGGATTTGCTCCATTGGAATTTACCCCCGAGAATGTCGACAACTATAATTTCTAA
- a CDS encoding DeoR/GlpR family DNA-binding transcription regulator: MTRMGKQNQRAVEIVSLLKDGQFLSIQELAARLRVSSMTIRRDLEKLQENRIIKQVPGGAIINDASTVDRNSSYSLLSESCLNRNAKIQIGRKAAELVCPHDSIIIDSGTTTEFLAKFLPDNIELTVLCYTLNVLFSILEKKQCKKVLAGGHYHENTMLFDSPEGIQQIRQFRANKAFIGATGFSSQLGITCSNEGEPIIKQTALESSQEKILMIDSSKFDFVRPYYFAEPEAFDIIITDTGIPDEYRKYLEDLDVNLIIV; encoded by the coding sequence ATGACAAGAATGGGAAAACAGAATCAGAGAGCCGTTGAGATAGTATCTCTTTTAAAGGATGGGCAGTTCCTCAGTATTCAGGAACTTGCTGCCCGTCTTCGTGTTTCTTCAATGACGATCCGGCGTGATCTTGAAAAGCTTCAGGAAAATCGGATTATCAAGCAGGTTCCCGGCGGTGCAATCATCAACGATGCAAGTACCGTTGATAGAAACTCATCTTATTCACTTTTATCAGAGTCGTGTCTTAATCGAAATGCCAAGATACAAATTGGGAGAAAGGCGGCGGAGTTGGTCTGTCCCCATGATTCCATCATCATAGATTCAGGAACAACAACGGAGTTTCTTGCAAAGTTTCTTCCCGACAATATCGAGCTTACCGTACTGTGTTATACCCTTAATGTTCTGTTTTCGATTCTCGAAAAGAAGCAGTGCAAGAAGGTCCTTGCCGGTGGACATTATCATGAGAACACCATGTTGTTTGATTCTCCCGAAGGGATACAGCAAATTAGGCAGTTCCGTGCCAATAAAGCGTTTATCGGTGCAACGGGATTTAGCAGTCAGCTGGGAATTACCTGTTCGAATGAAGGGGAACCCATTATTAAGCAAACGGCATTGGAGTCGAGTCAGGAGAAGATCCTTATGATCGATTCCAGCAAGTTCGATTTTGTCAGACCATATTATTTTGCCGAGCCCGAAGCCTTCGACATCATCATTACCGATACCGGTATTCCTGATGAGTATAGAAAATATCTCGAAGATCTTGATGTTAATCTTATCATCGTGTGA
- a CDS encoding FGGY-family carbohydrate kinase, producing MSFLGIDIGTSGTTALLLCDSGKVMSIGSFSYSRIYPRAGYEEQVPDEIWNGVCGAIRQALREAVDVEEIRGVSMASQRGSFIPVDSRFRPLTNAIVWSDMRAKQEAEALAREIDDDVHAEMVGYLPSFLWTASKIRWFIHSYPKPEAVFAFCNEQEWIGHMLGADLFATAPSALTMNGMMDIRSFDWADTILDHIGITKAQLPRIEQSGICIGAVSASAAEATGLTAGTPIFLGGGDQQCAALGTGTLSEHDIHMSLGTGGAIVSLQKNLPAAKKGVIIGGHVFARSWDYETLLLSAGNGYAWLRKIIGSEKLSEIDAVLENERDGTDVLFFPFLAGQAEYGTSDHSTGVFWGIRSGSTAEDLAKAVMEGTADEIRMKLGLFFDNGKPIHVTGGCFFSDFWSRMIATKIHRPLSIPVCQECTALGAAMIAGVGSGWFSDYAEAVSQSVSIDRVIDPEQDWFPAMDASYERFITLYKKFQDVDLF from the coding sequence ATGAGCTTTTTAGGAATTGATATTGGTACAAGCGGAACTACTGCTTTGCTTCTATGCGACTCAGGTAAGGTTATGTCCATCGGTTCTTTTTCCTATTCCAGAATCTACCCGCGGGCGGGATATGAGGAGCAGGTTCCCGATGAAATCTGGAATGGGGTCTGTGGCGCCATACGGCAAGCCTTGCGGGAAGCCGTGGATGTCGAGGAGATCCGGGGAGTGAGTATGGCCAGCCAAAGGGGCTCATTTATTCCCGTCGACAGCCGGTTCCGCCCCCTCACAAATGCGATCGTCTGGTCCGATATGCGGGCAAAGCAGGAGGCTGAGGCTCTTGCTCGTGAGATCGATGACGATGTCCACGCAGAGATGGTAGGTTATCTTCCCTCTTTTCTTTGGACGGCATCGAAGATACGGTGGTTCATTCATTCGTATCCCAAGCCGGAGGCCGTCTTTGCCTTTTGTAATGAACAGGAGTGGATCGGACATATGCTTGGAGCCGATCTCTTTGCCACCGCTCCCTCTGCCCTAACCATGAATGGTATGATGGATATCAGATCATTTGACTGGGCAGACACGATCTTGGATCATATAGGGATTACCAAGGCGCAATTACCGAGGATTGAACAGTCGGGGATATGTATCGGTGCTGTTTCGGCATCTGCTGCCGAGGCAACGGGGCTTACCGCAGGAACTCCCATTTTCCTCGGAGGAGGCGACCAGCAATGTGCGGCACTCGGGACCGGGACCCTATCCGAACATGATATCCATATGAGCCTTGGGACCGGGGGAGCCATCGTTTCTTTGCAAAAAAATCTTCCGGCAGCGAAGAAAGGGGTGATAATCGGAGGACATGTCTTTGCAAGGAGCTGGGATTATGAGACGCTTTTGCTTTCTGCCGGAAACGGTTATGCCTGGCTCCGGAAGATCATCGGCAGTGAAAAGCTATCGGAAATCGATGCCGTGTTGGAAAACGAAAGGGACGGCACCGATGTGTTGTTCTTTCCGTTCCTGGCGGGACAGGCCGAGTATGGCACTTCCGATCATTCGACGGGCGTATTCTGGGGTATTCGCTCAGGTTCCACTGCAGAGGATCTTGCAAAAGCCGTCATGGAAGGAACCGCTGACGAGATACGCATGAAGCTTGGTCTCTTTTTCGACAATGGGAAGCCCATACATGTGACTGGTGGATGTTTTTTCTCTGATTTTTGGAGTCGTATGATAGCGACAAAAATTCATCGGCCTTTGTCGATACCTGTTTGCCAGGAGTGCACGGCCTTGGGTGCTGCCATGATTGCGGGTGTTGGAAGTGGATGGTTTTCCGATTATGCGGAAGCGGTTTCTCAATCTGTTTCCATTGATAGGGTGATTGATCCCGAGCAGGATTGGTTTCCTGCAATGGATGCAAGCTATGAAAGGTTCATTACTTTGTATAAAAAATTTCAAGATGTAGATTTATTTTGA
- a CDS encoding peptide deformylase produces the protein MQTNILLLGDPRLRKKATTASLPADTQLRREDERLQKALEAFRAEKGFGRAIAAPQIGISKRVIALHLDGKTFSIFNPVITSHSEETFLLWDDCMSFPDLLVKVRRYTSISIVYQDALGREHRWEKPDRSLSELLQHEIDHLDGILAIDRAIDRKSIIYRSVFEETTPYFVRQVD, from the coding sequence ATGCAAACCAACATTTTGTTACTTGGAGACCCGAGGTTACGGAAAAAAGCGACCACTGCCTCCCTTCCGGCTGATACACAGCTTCGTAGAGAAGATGAGCGTTTACAAAAGGCCCTCGAAGCGTTCAGGGCCGAAAAAGGGTTCGGCAGAGCCATTGCCGCCCCTCAGATCGGAATCTCAAAGCGCGTCATTGCATTGCACCTCGATGGAAAGACCTTCTCGATCTTTAATCCCGTCATCACCAGCCATTCGGAGGAGACATTTTTGCTTTGGGACGACTGTATGTCCTTCCCCGATCTTCTTGTGAAGGTCCGACGGTATACATCGATCAGCATCGTATACCAGGATGCATTGGGCCGGGAACATCGATGGGAAAAACCTGACCGCTCCCTGTCGGAATTATTACAACATGAAATCGATCACTTAGATGGTATCCTGGCGATCGATCGGGCCATAGACCGAAAAAGCATCATCTACCGATCTGTATTTGAAGAGACCACCCCCTACTTTGTCCGGCAGGTTGACTGA
- a CDS encoding PhzF family phenazine biosynthesis protein → MHKRSYKFKKMDAFATEYSDGNPAGTIWLTAKQDINESQMQKLAKELKGFVSEVGYIHKIEEEKYGLRYYSSEREVNFCGHATIALMYELFKTEQSLIDKDTIKIITNNGELDVENRIKSNDAVFIMSPSPKEFAGLPTIEEVSASLHISNDSVYSQLPIKLIDAGLRTLIVPILSLETIIRIEPDVNQLSEFCVDNEIDIIEVFTKETAKMENDYRVRVFAPRFGYLEDPATGSGNSALGYYLMSNNMWDKGMLRLEQNNSMERFNLIQLQRKEDSNKNQRVLFGGGAIKRIEGEYHLYTE, encoded by the coding sequence ATGCATAAAAGGAGTTACAAATTTAAAAAGATGGATGCATTTGCAACGGAATATTCCGACGGTAATCCTGCCGGTACGATTTGGTTGACTGCAAAACAGGATATTAATGAAAGTCAAATGCAAAAGCTAGCAAAGGAACTAAAAGGTTTTGTAAGTGAAGTAGGCTATATACATAAAATTGAAGAAGAGAAATATGGATTACGATATTATTCATCGGAAAGAGAAGTTAATTTTTGCGGACACGCGACCATCGCGCTTATGTATGAACTGTTTAAAACAGAACAGTCTTTAATAGATAAAGATACAATAAAGATCATAACCAATAATGGAGAACTGGATGTTGAGAATAGAATTAAGAGCAATGATGCTGTATTTATCATGTCCCCATCTCCAAAAGAATTTGCTGGATTACCAACAATTGAAGAGGTATCGGCAAGTTTACATATAAGTAACGATAGTGTGTATTCTCAATTGCCGATCAAACTCATTGACGCCGGGCTTCGTACGTTAATTGTTCCAATACTATCACTGGAAACAATTATCAGGATTGAACCAGATGTTAATCAGTTAAGTGAATTTTGTGTGGACAACGAAATAGATATTATTGAGGTCTTCACAAAAGAAACGGCAAAAATGGAAAATGACTACCGCGTGAGAGTCTTTGCGCCAAGGTTCGGCTATTTGGAAGACCCTGCTACAGGATCTGGAAATTCTGCTTTGGGCTACTATCTGATGAGCAATAACATGTGGGACAAAGGAATGTTGAGGCTTGAGCAGAATAATTCGATGGAACGCTTTAATCTTATACAATTACAAAGGAAAGAGGACAGTAATAAAAATCAAAGGGTACTGTTTGGCGGTGGAGCTATTAAACGAATAGAAGGGGAATATCACCTATACACAGAATAA
- a CDS encoding epoxyqueuosine reductase yields MITAETIKERAGELGFDLCGIAPVERFSGVSQKSDPAHIMEGCRSVIVVAKKFLNSTTTIDSSIPYTIIRNQLSSFIDIKTVELSYFLESAGVRAVPTGAIEPCNYDSSLNRVVGLISLKNAAYQAGLGVIGKNTLLLTPKFGNMVWLGAVLTDALLAPDEVMTYSPCNSSCRLCIEACPANALDGSAFMDQKKCWNFAFGEPAEGGEWRIKCYTCRSVCPFSRGYQIA; encoded by the coding sequence ATGATTACAGCAGAAACGATTAAAGAACGTGCCGGTGAACTTGGGTTCGACCTTTGTGGGATTGCTCCTGTCGAACGCTTTTCAGGAGTTTCTCAAAAGAGTGATCCTGCGCACATTATGGAAGGATGTCGTTCCGTAATTGTTGTGGCGAAAAAGTTTCTGAACAGCACCACTACCATAGATTCGTCCATCCCGTATACAATTATCAGAAACCAGTTAAGCAGCTTCATAGATATAAAAACCGTAGAGTTATCCTATTTTCTGGAATCTGCAGGTGTAAGGGCGGTTCCCACGGGTGCCATTGAGCCTTGCAATTATGATTCCAGTCTTAATAGGGTTGTAGGACTCATCTCATTGAAAAACGCAGCCTATCAGGCTGGGCTTGGCGTGATCGGCAAGAATACCCTTTTACTAACTCCCAAGTTTGGAAACATGGTTTGGCTGGGAGCAGTTCTGACCGATGCCCTCTTAGCTCCTGATGAGGTAATGACCTATTCTCCATGCAATAGTTCCTGCCGATTATGCATAGAGGCCTGTCCTGCCAATGCTCTGGACGGAAGTGCATTTATGGATCAAAAGAAGTGTTGGAATTTTGCCTTCGGAGAACCGGCGGAAGGCGGTGAATGGAGGATCAAATGCTATACGTGTCGGTCGGTCTGTCCATTTTCAAGGGGATATCAAATCGCCTAG
- a CDS encoding nucleotidyltransferase domain-containing protein yields MLQVHEAFIAHALAYFQRDERIVGLACAGSFITKTMDEFSDIDFVVAVEPDRYEQVMAERFGMVEHLGTLLSAFTGDHVGEPRVLICLYDNPLLHVDVKFVSLDDIAHRVENFSILWERSGRISAKLKEEPAKFPLPDLQWIEERFWVWIHYGATKIGRGEIFETIEFISFLRQSVIGPLILQKEGKQPKGVRKIEYDAPKYLDRLKATVASYDKGSCYSAIKMLIELYKELREVHKFESSRYNTQAEKAAVAYLDDVAKKYR; encoded by the coding sequence ATGTTACAGGTACATGAGGCATTTATTGCACATGCTCTTGCATACTTTCAGCGTGATGAAAGGATTGTCGGCCTTGCCTGTGCCGGATCCTTCATCACAAAAACCATGGATGAATTTTCCGACATTGATTTCGTCGTCGCCGTCGAACCAGATCGTTATGAGCAGGTCATGGCCGAGAGATTCGGCATGGTGGAACATCTGGGAACTCTGCTCTCGGCCTTTACCGGAGATCACGTCGGTGAGCCACGGGTCCTTATCTGCTTATATGACAATCCCCTGCTCCATGTCGATGTGAAATTTGTCTCTCTTGATGATATTGCGCACCGAGTCGAAAATTTCAGCATCTTGTGGGAACGAAGCGGGCGAATATCCGCTAAACTCAAAGAGGAACCGGCAAAGTTTCCACTTCCCGACCTCCAATGGATCGAAGAGAGATTTTGGGTTTGGATCCATTACGGGGCGACAAAGATCGGGCGCGGTGAAATCTTTGAAACAATAGAGTTTATTTCATTTTTGCGTCAGAGTGTTATTGGCCCTCTCATTCTGCAAAAGGAGGGAAAGCAGCCGAAAGGCGTACGAAAGATCGAGTATGACGCACCAAAATATCTTGATAGACTCAAGGCGACGGTTGCCAGTTACGACAAAGGATCGTGCTATTCAGCAATAAAGATGCTCATCGAGCTCTATAAAGAGCTGCGAGAGGTGCACAAATTCGAAAGCTCCCGGTATAATACACAGGCTGAAAAAGCCGCTGTGGCATACTTGGACGATGTCGCAAAGAAGTATCGATGA
- the def gene encoding peptide deformylase, with the protein MSRNRKVETIIRFGDPRLRVLCSEVAVFHKGLHDKIDCIARTLHQHGGGAALAAPQIALLKQIVVIDYLGEYYELINPQIVEASGSSIDYEGCLSLPGFWGQVERHQRIKVSYQDRFGEVYSVEAHDRMARCFQHEIDHLSGVLFIDRMSDEYVFNDDTKERLPVAYLRNASRP; encoded by the coding sequence ATGAGTCGTAACAGAAAAGTAGAGACAATAATACGCTTTGGCGATCCCCGGCTTCGTGTCCTTTGTTCGGAGGTCGCGGTGTTTCACAAGGGATTGCATGATAAAATTGATTGCATAGCCCGGACGCTACACCAACATGGAGGCGGAGCAGCTCTCGCGGCTCCTCAAATTGCACTGCTTAAACAGATTGTCGTTATCGATTATCTTGGTGAATACTATGAATTGATCAATCCGCAGATAGTCGAGGCTTCGGGGAGCTCTATTGATTACGAAGGCTGCCTTTCACTACCGGGCTTTTGGGGACAGGTCGAACGTCATCAGCGTATCAAGGTCAGCTATCAAGATCGATTCGGAGAGGTTTATAGCGTTGAAGCACATGATCGAATGGCACGCTGCTTCCAGCATGAAATCGATCATCTGAGCGGGGTTTTATTTATAGATCGGATGAGCGATGAATATGTGTTCAACGATGATACGAAAGAACGCCTTCCGGTAGCATACCTGCGCAATGCATCAAGACCTTAA